TTTTATAGTTGAGATTGTGATATTTATCAGAAATTTCTGATTTTATCGATACCCGCCGAACGGTTTGTGTACTGTGAGTGGAGGTATTTTTCCGATTTCTCGCACATGGGGTGCGACATGCACTCGGAATACAGTTTTTTCACCATCGGATTATCCTGGGATTTACGGTATCTCATAGCCTCGTCATGCTTGTAGATAGCCGCAATCCTTGATGTAAGGTAATCTTTCACCTCGGCGTAGGCGTTGACGGTGATCCGGGTTCCCACAATGACCATGGAGGTTACGATGGTCATAGATTTAAGAAACACCCGTCTTCCGCTGCTGAATCCGTTTTTAATCAGTTTGTGTACCATGGTACATTCCTTATCGGGAAAAATCATCGTTCATTACTTTATAGAGTTCCCATGCCGTACGAACTAAGCGCGCTCAAAATCCTTACCGAGCGCGGCAAGCTTCGAGCGGAGGTCGATAAGCCATGAATAAGCCGCGCGTTTTGTCCAGTCGGCATAGGGCTGGCCGCCGCCGTTGATACAGCCGCCGGGGCAGGTCATGACCTCGATGGCGGTGTAACCAGATGTACCGGCTTTAACCTGTTCGCATATTTCCCGCGCATTTTTCAGACCGTTGACGACCGCGACTTTTACCGTTTTACCCCCGACAGTCAGGGAAGCCTCACGGATATGCTTCTGGCCGCGGACCTGCGCGAAATCGACCGAATCGAGCTTTTGTCCGCTCAGTTCTTCAGTCACATATCGGAGCATGGCTTCCATGACGCCTCCCGTGGCAGCGAAAATGGTTCCGGCTCCGGTCGAAAGGCCGAGCAGATCGTCGGGCTTGCCGTCGTCGGGAAGGTTCTTGAAATCGATGCCTGCCTCCTTGATCATATAGGAAAGCTCACGGGTATCGATTGTCGCGTCGATGTCACGGTTCCCTGAGGCCTGGTTCTCTATGCGGAGTCCCTCGAATTTTTTCGATACGCAGGGCATGATCGCCACGGTAAACATGCGTTTCGGGTCGGCGCCCATTTTCTCGGCCCCATAAGTCTTGGCGAGAACGCCGTTGATCTGCGTCGGGGTTTTTGTGCTCGACAGATGCGGTATGAGTTCGGGATAAAACGTTTCCACATACCGTATCCAGCCCGGGCAGCAGGAAGTAAACTGGGGAAGCGGCCTGTCGAGCTTGCCGGTAACACGACCGATGAGCTCGGTGCCTTCCTCCATGATGGTGACATCGGCGCCGAATTCGACATCCCACAGAATGTCGAAACCGAGTTTCTTGAGTGCCGCGAACATCTTCCCGCCCACATACGTGCCTTCGGGAATACCGAATTCCTCGCCGAGAGCATAACGAATCGAGGGGGCAGGCATCGCGACGGTCACTATACCGGGGTCGGCGATGGCTTTGTTGACCGCATCTATGAACGAAACCCGCTCGTAAATCGCGTTGACCGGGCAGTTGATGAGACACTGGCCGCAGTATATGCAGGTTTCGGGATGGGGAATATGATGAGGCACCCAGCGCTTGTTCGGTTCGACTCCGACAATCGAGCCGGTCGGGCAGATGTCTTCGCAGTGCTGACAGCCGATGCAGACCTTCTGATCGACATCGACAAACCTGATTTTATCCGCCTGACCCGGGGCCGGGGCTTCGGTACCGTACGTAACTTTGCCGATTTTTCTCATGAAAAGACCAACTCCGTATTATTTATGATTATGAAGTAATTATTTTCATTCATTATTTACCACTGCATTTTGAATATACGAAATTTCTTCTGCCTTCTGCAATATTAAACTCGGTTAAACCTTAAAAGTTTCTTTTAAAATATTGACAATAATATTATAAATATATTATTATAATATAAGCCCATATTTTCATAAAATACAACCGACTGCGGATTTTATGGATTCCGGTTATCCAGTTAAGTCAGCTAACATCATTGATCCCTCTCGGCTTCGCCGTATCCCCCTTATAAAACAAAGGGGAAGCCGACCCATCTTCCCCCCTTTAAAAAGGGGGGATGCCGCAGGCAGGGGGAATCACATACCATCGGAAAAAATAATCGATTCTGATTAAAAAAGGTTATAGGCTTATCATACTGGATAACCGGATTTTATGGATTTGTATTATTAATACATATCTGTACTTATCTGCATGAACATGATAAAAATACTATAACATTAAAAATACTGGAATTATTCTTTGCGGCTGTGCATCATGGAGACTAAATTTTGTGAATTATCCAGCTGAAATGCGTTATTACCGTTGATAATTTACATGAGTGTTTAAAAAATGCTGGTTACATCGATTACAAACCTATAATTTACTGTATACGAAATAGTGATTGATATGATAGAATTGATAATGATTAAGGGGGTTTGTAGTTATGCTGACACCCGGCGAGATATTCATGAAAGCGCTTCATCGTCAGCCGACGCCGCGGCCGGCGACCGGAAGTGCAACCTCGGTGGTTACCGTCGATCTCATGAAAAAGACAGGCATTTTTTTCCCCGAGGCGCACCTTGATGCCGAATTGATGGCCGGTCTTGCGGCCGCGGGGCATACCGTAATCGGATTCGATAATGTCATGCCGCTCTTCAGTGTATGGCATGAGTCCGCCGCTCTCGGCTGCACGGTCGACTGGGGCGAGATGGGAAGAATGCCTGATTCGCGGGATCATCTTTACAAAATCGATGACGAGATACGCGTTCCCGGCGATTTTCTGAATAAAAAAGAGTGCCGGGTACCGCTTGATGCGATAGAAATACTGAAACGGCGGTTTGGTAACGAGGTCGCCGTAGTAGGAAAAGTATTTGGCCCCTGGACGCTCGGATATCATGTATTCGGTGTGGAGGAGTTTCTTATAAACACCATCCTCAAACCCGATTCGGTCAAACGGGCTATGGAAAGCCTGAAACAGGTTACACTTGCCTTCGGAACCGCCCAGGTCGAGGCGGGAGCCGATGCCCTCTGTTATGCCGATCATGCCACGCGCGACCTCTGTTCGCCCGATGCATACCGCGATTTTCTCCTGGAGCTCCACCAGGAAATGAGCGAGAAACTCCCGTGCCCGCTTATTCTCCATATCTGCGGTGATACATCCGACAGGATCAAATATATCCGCCAGACCGGGATGGAGTGTTTCCATTTCGATTCGAAAGTACCGGCACAAACCGCGCGAGAGCTTGCCGGTGACAGTCTCTCGCTTATGGGTGGAACGAGCAATTTTACCGTGATACGTGAGGGTACGCCAGAAATCGTGGCCCGTGATGTTGAGGAAAAATTTGGGTGCGGCATCGATATCATCGGCCCTGAGTGCGCTGTTCCCCTCGATGCACCCTGTATGAACCTGAAAATTCTTGCCGATGAGGTCAAAAAACTTCATAATCCCGGATTCGGCGGCTGACAGGGATTATAACCGTTCATGTGCTATCTCTTGCGCATACGGTTATTCCGTGTATATATTCATTGAAACTCGAAACATGTAATATCCATTCTTAACGTTAAGGAGTCGTACGATGTATCCGGCACTTATCAAAGGTATTGTCTGGACAGTCTCGGTTATGCTGCCTGTGGTAATCATATTCGGCATGGTTGCGTGTTCCCAGGATCCGGGAGTTATAAAACCGGCGCCGGCCAACAGCAATCAGGCTCTTCTGAACGCACTTAAAGGACGAAGCCAGCCTGTGGTTCTCGGTTCTGAGAATGGCCCGCAGATCATTATCACACCGGAGCTGAGCGCCCGTGTTCTCGGAGCCGCCATCAAGGGCGCTGCCGACGAGAATCTCATGTGGGTCAATACCGCCGTTCTCGATGGCTCGATATGGGAGAAGAAGCCGCTTAACTGGAATGCCGGAGGCCTGCGGAGCTGGCTTGCGCCTGAAGACCTCTTCTTCGTC
The sequence above is drawn from the bacterium genome and encodes:
- a CDS encoding iron hydrogenase small subunit; translated protein: MVHKLIKNGFSSGRRVFLKSMTIVTSMVIVGTRITVNAYAEVKDYLTSRIAAIYKHDEAMRYRKSQDNPMVKKLYSECMSHPMCEKSEKYLHSQYTNRSAGIDKIRNF
- a CDS encoding [FeFe] hydrogenase, group A; the protein is MRKIGKVTYGTEAPAPGQADKIRFVDVDQKVCIGCQHCEDICPTGSIVGVEPNKRWVPHHIPHPETCIYCGQCLINCPVNAIYERVSFIDAVNKAIADPGIVTVAMPAPSIRYALGEEFGIPEGTYVGGKMFAALKKLGFDILWDVEFGADVTIMEEGTELIGRVTGKLDRPLPQFTSCCPGWIRYVETFYPELIPHLSSTKTPTQINGVLAKTYGAEKMGADPKRMFTVAIMPCVSKKFEGLRIENQASGNRDIDATIDTRELSYMIKEAGIDFKNLPDDGKPDDLLGLSTGAGTIFAATGGVMEAMLRYVTEELSGQKLDSVDFAQVRGQKHIREASLTVGGKTVKVAVVNGLKNAREICEQVKAGTSGYTAIEVMTCPGGCINGGGQPYADWTKRAAYSWLIDLRSKLAALGKDFERA
- a CDS encoding MtaA/CmuA family methyltransferase, with product MLTPGEIFMKALHRQPTPRPATGSATSVVTVDLMKKTGIFFPEAHLDAELMAGLAAAGHTVIGFDNVMPLFSVWHESAALGCTVDWGEMGRMPDSRDHLYKIDDEIRVPGDFLNKKECRVPLDAIEILKRRFGNEVAVVGKVFGPWTLGYHVFGVEEFLINTILKPDSVKRAMESLKQVTLAFGTAQVEAGADALCYADHATRDLCSPDAYRDFLLELHQEMSEKLPCPLILHICGDTSDRIKYIRQTGMECFHFDSKVPAQTARELAGDSLSLMGGTSNFTVIREGTPEIVARDVEEKFGCGIDIIGPECAVPLDAPCMNLKILADEVKKLHNPGFGG